Genomic segment of Coffea arabica cultivar ET-39 chromosome 1e, Coffea Arabica ET-39 HiFi, whole genome shotgun sequence:
tcaactTCGTTGGTGTGAAACCGAAATCCATTAACAACGTACCTATCATGTTGGATTCCAACAACATCTGGATCTTTAGCAAGGAACCTCAAGTCTCTCAACACCGAAACATTTTGAGGAAGTTCTAACTTGTCAATctgtaaaaaaaaaggaagatgaaACTATTTTTGAAGTCCTACAATTCAAATTGTACTTAATATTCAGAATTTTACTTACATGTTCAGCAAACCAACAAGCAAAATTTTTGCTGTGCAAGCACTCTTTTAGGTGTTGTGGAACTTGAGGATGTTCTTCTTCTATCAATCTACGATGTTGCCTAGAAGTACATGAGTCAATATTGTAATCATACATTCAAttctacaataaaattttaatgcaTCAAGTTGTAGTTGAACTTACTCTATGTAAGGTGTGATAGCATCACAGTTAAATAAAATATACTGATGTGCTTTACTCAAGATATGAGCATCAAAGACTGTTGGCTTGCCCCTCCCCAAAGGATGTCCTGATTCACAGAATATAtctaaaccatcttcaatttccTTATGTATTTCTTCATTTCTATTTGGACGATTGAATTTTGTCTCAACATAGTCCGCAAGATACAATGAACAAAAGTTAATGCATTCTTCTACCAAGTAGCCTTGAGCAATCGAACCTTCAGGCCTACTTTTATTTCGAACATAAGATTTTAATGTTCCTAAGTACCTAAAGTATCATCATTCCAAACTCTCTAATTAGTTCCACAAATCAAAGAAAGCAAAATCGAGTGATAAACATTTAAGACATAATGAGAATTACAAGCAGTACCTCTCAACGAGATACATCCAATGATAATGCACCGGGCCACCTAATTTCACTTCAGTTGCcaaatgaacaactaaatgcACCATGACATCGAAGAAGGTTGGTGGGAAGCATTTCTCAAGATCGCAGAGTATAACGGCAATTTCACTTTCCAAACGAACCACATCTTGAGGACAAATAACTTTAGAACAAAGCTGCCTGAAGTATCTACTCAATCGAATCAAAGGATAGCGCACTGATTTTGGCAAAGTCTTTCTCAAAGCTATAGGCATCAATTGCCGCATTAGGGTATGATAATCATGACTTTTAAGCCCTGAAATTCTTGGTGGTTTTACTCGAACGCATCTTGAGACGTTAGCTACATAACCATCTGAAACTTTCACCTTTTTTAGCACATTGCAAAACATAGTTTTCTGTTTTTTATCCATTGCAAAGAAAGATAGAGGTAAGTACACATTTCCAGGTTCTGTCTCAATGGAATGCAGCTCTTTTCTTATTCCCATTTCTCTCAAATCACAGCGAGAATTATAATGGTCCTTTGCTTTATCCTCAATATCCAGCAATGTCCCCCAAATGTTTTCACAAACATTTTTCTCAATGTGCATGAAGTCAAGATTGTGTCTTAAGACATTATCTTTCCAATATGGCAAGTCAAAGAAAATATTCCTCTTTTTCCAATTAAAAGGCAGATTCGGATTACCTTTCacaagtttttcaaatttaatttgcaAGTCTCCCAATTCACTCACAATCATATCCCCAGTTTGCAAAGGTGGTTGCTTTCCATATTCTTCGGTGCCATCAAAGAATTGGACTTGCTTTCTAAATTTATATTTACTATCTAAGAATCTTCGATGACCCATATAGCAATATTTGAAACTATGAGTCAACCGTCGTGCATAAGTGAACTTGTGACAAACAGGACAAGCATATTCACCTTTAGTGCTCCACCCAGATAACATTGTATATCCAGGAAAATCACTAATGGTCCACAATAGAGCCGCATGCAGttgtaaattttctttttgggatGCATCATAAGTTTGAATGCCAAAATCCCACAATTCGGTTAGTTCTTTAACTAGAGGCTGTAGATAAACATCAATATTATTCCCAGGAGAGGATGGTCCGGGTATTAACAAGGACAACATGAAATACGGTTGCTTCATACACATCCACGGAGGTAAGTTATATGGTATTAAAACCACAGGCCAAGTACTGTGTGTAGAACTCATGTTGTTGAATGGATTAAACCCGTCAGATGCCAACCCCAATCTAACATTTCGACAATCCTGAGCAAATTTTGGATGTAGATGGTCAAAAGTTTGCCAAGCTGGAGAATCAGCTAGATTAAACCCGTCAGATGCCAACCCCAATCTAACATTTCGACAATCCTTAGCAAATTCTGGATGTAGATGGTCAAAAGTTTGCCAAGCTGGAGAATCAGCTGGATGTCTCATACAACCATCTTTTGTACGTTTTTCCTCATGCCATCTCATTTGAGATGCAATTTTAGAAGACATAAATAGTCTTTGTAATCCAGGTTTTAAGGGAAAATGCCACAacaatttttgaggaattttccttttttccctagTTGGATCATTTTCTGAAACAACCCACCTAAGCTCGTTACATGTTTCACATGAAGTTCTTTTTTCAGCACTACCCCAATAAACAGAACAATCATTAGGACATGCATCGATCTTTTCATAACCCAATCCCAATGTATTCGTCAATTTCTCAGCCTCATAGTAAGAAGAAGGCAAATTAGTCATGGCCTCCGGAAATGCTTCTCTCAACAGCTCAACAATCATATTAAAAATCTTGTTACTCATCTTACCAAGGCATTTTAGGTGAAGCAAACGAATAATGAAAGACAACTTCGAGAAATTTTTGCAACCATTGTACAAATCCTgttgaaaatcatcaatcaatttgtaaaatttttcagCCTCTGAAACAGGAATGTCCCCTTCTCTATTCAATTCATTTGTTCCATGTGGTATCCCAAATACATCATGGACCAAGTCTTGCATGTCATTAGTCCCATTTGAAACCCCAATTGATGTATTTTTAGAATTAGATGTGGCTTCATTGTAGTTTGAAAGTTCTCCATGTGCTATCCAATTATTATAACCCTTGATAAATCCTACCACTTTCAAATGATCATATGCTTCCATTTTAGTCACACAAACACCCATGCCGCAATCTTTGCAAGGACACAAAATCATTCCGTCACAACTTGATCTAGAAATTGCGAAGTTTAGAAACATTTGAAGTCCTGTCTCGTACTTTTCACTTGTTCTTGGAAAATCCATCCAACTTTTATCCATActtttaatataaataaatgtcCTCCAATGAGCTTCCAATAGCCTACTTTTTAAACTCAGGTCGTGGCTTACAAGTCCCTAATTTCAAGTTCAAGAATTTATAGTCTACTAAATCAAGCAGCTAGCAAATAAAGGAAatcaacaaaatgcaaaatttctcAACAATCAGTAAAAACAGAATTTGCAAGCTCTTTGGAAGCTATTTTATTTACCTAATAACAGAACAAAGCTCTTTGTACCAACTCCTGCGCTCGCGTCTTCGCAAAATTCCTAAGGTCAATCTGAAATGTCAACGGATAAACAAACACATGAGCGTGAAGACGAAAGGTgaaattcaagaattttactaAATTTCCATCAAAGTATACATACATCTCTGGTGTGTAGTGATTAATTTTATAAGTCATCTCTTTAGAAAGGCATGCAACTGATGGCATAGGTAATTGAAAAAAACGAATGACAGAAAAGTCCCCTAGCTTCTAATCCTGCCCATGAAGATCCTTATGAACATGTCAAAAAACTTCAACCCAAGTGCATCCATGTCTCTGTCTTATTAATCTAAAAGTCACCTTTTTTGGGCTCAAAATTTGCACTATAATAGACTGATCAAGTGCAGAAGACAATTAGTACAACTGTTATACTATATATTTCAAGCAACTCGCGTACTGATTACACATACaatttaaaacagaaaaaagctATAAAGATGCAAGTATTACATAGAATTTAACATAGAAAAAAGTAATAGTCATATAAGTGATAGCGTTGGGTGAAATATGCACTTAGCCGGAGGACCACCTTTGTGGCAAAGCCAAAAGGCAGCAAAGGTCACCTCTACAACACTAATATCTTTTTTGTCACTTCTGTATCTATTGACTGATCATTACTGGCAAATTAGCAAATGTATAATGATCAAGATTTTGTACATGTTATTAACCTAGCTACCTTGGATTCATTGTGCTAATAATTCCAGATTAGTTCATAGTTTTCTATTAAACTTCTTAAAATGCTAAAGGCACGAGTCAGATTTTGCTCTGAAAGTACTCTTAGCATGAGGAAATGCCAAGTTATCTAATCATCTAACCAAAAACCTAAGTCTTCTGAAATGAAAGTGCAGTGTAGTCATAGAGGTACCATCATTTTTTAATAGAATGCCGGGCCACCCTTAAAAAGATGAAAACTTTGGGGACCAGGGCAAGTGGAAGCAATGGGAGGGCATGCATTCAGTAGTTGATGAGGATATCTTAATAGATTTTATATACGACAATGATTACTTTCTGATAAACCAACAAATGCAGCACAcatcctttttttcttcttcagaaTCCACCAATGCACTCTCCACATATCCTTACCGGAAATACCATTCTCTAAATGGAATTGGTTGGTTTTGCTAATTAAGATTAAAAAAATGAGAGGTGCATAGCTGCATATACCGACCCTGAAAAATGGTAGCTTCCACTAACAGTTTGTTACAGTTGCAATGTAGTATAAATCTGATTTCATTCAACTGATGGATTCTGCAACATTCTTAGCTAACATTAAAGGAGATTcacagaaaaaaataaaaaacagggAGGAATTGACATTTTATCGAACAGGATTTGGGCAACAGAGCTTCATTGTGTTTACCACTTCGATTTTGGAACAACATATGCGCGCCTGAGGTATCTTCCAACTTTTCCAATGTACAGCTCCGATCTTCTAATTTTACTCCCTGCCTGCCCTTCCAGATGTCTTAGCCGATGGATTTAAAGTTGAGGCCCGTAAAGATGAAAATGGTTGTATGTGAAGAGGTGAGAGAGATGAGAAGAATAAAATTTTCACCAAATCCTTTTGCCGGCAAAATGAAACTTCAGAGTACTTTACCAAGTGTTTTGGAGCCAAAATAAACGATgtcgttttctttcttttttttttcatctcacATTTTTTCGAGTGTCATGATAGGTAGTCTAAAGGCACAATATTACTTTTATATCatgctaaaataaaaaaattatagtacATATTATTGAGTTTATTAATAAGTGTCATGATACGTTTGCTATAACAACACAAACCAACAAGTGTCCTTATAGACATGTCAGGaaaggccatttttgttgtagtggcATCTTGCTTTTTGTGCCCAATAcagctcctcttgtttgtaagCCTGACTTAGCTTCAGTTTCAAATCAGCAATAAGCCCCTTGTTCTTTTCATACTCACCATTCTTGGCTGCCAGGATCTGCTACTTTAAAGACTTGATCTCTTTCCCAAAATTGGTCTTATTCTCCTTACTCCATTCTATCAGAGTTGTTTTACAACTCTTTACCTTCCTTGTCAATctgaacattttttttcttttttagggttCATCCCAGGCTCTGCTGATTAGTTCCTGGATGTGCTAGTTTTGAGCCCATCTTTTATCAAAATAAAACCTTCCTCCTGCCTTCCTTCTCCTTGGCATTGTGTCTATCATAATCATACTATGGTCAGATGCCTCTTTTTCTATATGCATGCACTTTGTTGTTTCGAACTTTTGACACCATTCCTGATTTGCTAGAACTCTATCTAGTCTTTGTCTTATCTCGTAACCATCCCAATGTGAACTCCAAGTCCAAGGCTTTCCTTCATATCCTATATCTACTAGATTATTCCCATTACCTAGCCACCTAAAATCAGCAAAGCTGCTCTCAGGTCTTTGTCTTTCCCCCCCACTTCTCCCCATTTGATAGGATATCATTAAAAGCTCCTGCTCTGATCCATTTCTCACCCCATTTGTTCATTTTACTCTCTAACTCTCTCCACTGCATTCTTCGTTTTCCATTATCCGTACTGGCATATATTCCAATAAAATTTCATTCACATCTTGCCTCTATATCCAGAATACGAGCAACAATGTAGAAACTAGAAAGCTCAATTTGACAGGTGTcgtgcctgtgcaataataataaaaacctaactactatcaaaagcagtcaataatcaatttcaGGTACTGGAGCAGAGACTCTagatgtgcaatgggttacttgattcaccttGGTTCCGAAGAGtgtgcttaatccgatataccataATTGACTAATTGACGAAATTATAACTAGTAGatagtggcaagtagggtcgtcttcTCAGGTATTGGGGAAAAGTTCATTTCTTTTTAAGCCAAGACAAACGAGGGTTTTGAGAATTAGATGCTAAAGAATCACTAACTAAACAAATTAAATgcgaaaaataattaattaagagaaataattggagaagctctagccaagggtatacttcagaaatggttcatgcaactgatcatcgattcaaatataattccaacaattattaatagattggttataactgtcatacacgcgataaacaaccagtctttccttactttttcgatagtcaaggtacgaccgttaactatttctctaacctagaaataaccctaggtaagAATATAGAATTTAATTTCTGGATTGCATTAAGAACTAGAAAAATCCAATcttaactaacaaacacgctatgagggtttgtttaaattagatcgtatgttttCCTGATATAAAtccaattatgccagttgctacCGGGATGGAAGTAATCGAACAATTATGGATTCAACTACCCCCAATTAGCAAATTAActacgtgaataattaaataatgtgcactattcaatcatacacaatAGCTATGACACTTAAAGGCAGAAAGCATACAAATACTAATAAATGAAGGAAATAGTTAAAAcaatttagatctcacagttattgttgaaccaaatcttcaattGTCTCCTTGACTAGAAGTGGGTGATTAGTTCATCCTCATTGAGAGTAACACACGCAATTCCACTGAAGGAAATTGCATCAATGTTTGACAATAGAAGAACTACTCAGAGGAGAAGAGAGCCAAGTGGCTGCCGTCCTCTCCTTTTCTTATTCCTTGGCCGAGTAGTAATCACGCGGAATCCGGCTTTTGCTCTTCCTATTTTCTAGCTTTCTAAAACACATCGAACTTTCTCCCTCACAATCCGTAGTAATTGGCTCCAAAAAAAATCTCCTACTATAGGAAAACTAACTTCCTAAAAGATAGGTACTTAAACGCTTAAAAGTCTCCTAAACCAACCCAATTACTAATTAGAAACTTGGCAGATAATATCATATTCCGGCTATGATGACGACTCCCACTTGGATTAGGATATTGCCCTGCATAGAATTCCGTGCACTTCGGACTTGATTGATGTCTTCTCACGTGTCCACACCTACTTGGAGGAAAATCTTCTAAAAACTGCTATTTCTGCACTTCCCTTCTCTAATTGGCTAAACATCCCCTAAACATaaaattcaaacaaaatatGTCCATTAATACAATATCCAATCtaataagaaaaggaaattataACAAAATTAATGCTAAATTGG
This window contains:
- the LOC140015819 gene encoding uncharacterized protein; the encoded protein is MGVCVTKMEAYDHLKVVGFIKGYNNWIAHGELSNYNEATSNSKNTSIGVSNGTNDMQDLVHDVFGIPHGTNELNREGDIPVSEAEKFYKLIDDFQQDLYNGCKNFSKLSFIIRLLHLKCLGKMSNKIFNMIVELLREAFPEAMTNLPSSYYEAEKLTNTLGLGYEKIDACPNDCSVYWGSAEKRTSCETCNELRWVVSENDPTREKRKIPQKLLWHFPLKPGLQRLFMSSKIASQMRWHEEKRTKDGCMRHPADSPAWQTFDHLHPEFAKDCRNVRLGLASDGFNLADSPAWQTFDHLHPKFAQDCRNVRLGLASDGFNPFNNMSSTHSTWPVVLIPYNLPPWMCMKQPYFMLSLLIPGPSSPGNNIDVYLQPLVKELTELWDFGIQTYDASQKENLQLHAALLWTISDFPGYTMLSGWSTKGEYACPVCHKFTYARRLTHSFKYCYMGHRRFLDSKYKFRKQVQFFDGTEEYGKQPPLQTGDMIVSELGDLQIKFEKLVKGNPNLPFNWKKRNIFFDLPYWKDNVLRHNLDFMHIEKNVCENIWGTLLDIEDKAKDHYNSRCDLREMGIRKELHSIETEPGNVYLPLSFFAMDKKQKTMFCNVLKKVKVSDGYVANVSRCVRVKPPRISGLKSHDYHTLMRQLMPIALRKTLPKSVRYPLIRLSRYFRQLCSKVICPQDVVRLESEIAVILCDLEKCFPPTFFDVMVHLVVHLATEVKLGGPVHYHWMYLVERYLGTLKSYVRNKSRPEGSIAQGYLVEECINFCSLYLADYVETKFNRPNRNEEIHKEIEDGLDIFCESGHPLGRGKPTVFDAHILSKAHQYILFNCDAITPYIEQHRRLIEEEHPQVPQHLKECLHSKNFACWFAEHIDKLELPQNVSVLRDLRFLAKDPDVVGIQHDSFASIRDQNPVLSELVYFGVLKNMIEVIYGGRRVVLFECDWISNGSRMKQDADGFTLVNFANVRPHVEPFILASQASQVLYVEDPTDKDWQVVISTTARAGYNMGTTMDVETYLQSDVGNPVAENENEEISWVREDGLGIEVDLSQYNLI